In Mucilaginibacter sp. KACC 22063, the genomic stretch CCATAGCCCAGGACCCGTCTACCGCCCAAGTGCCATTCATGCCTAAATCTGCTATACAAAGCCTTAAAGTTGATCATATATTCGATGTAGACCAAATGATCGAGTACATTAATCAATTGTGATATTCCAGTTTCTTAATACATTTACAGTTACCAGCAACTGCCCAATGTGGCGCATGGTATGTTCGGCAGCATGCACCAGCAAACCAATTACGGTTGATGGCAACTGTCTGCGTCCAACGCCTCTGTATGCTTTCAGCTTAGCCTCGTCAACCTGCTTTAATCTTTCAAGTGATATGTTGATCTGATCTTTTAAAGCAGTAACCAAATCAGCGGCATTAAGGTGTTCGGTGTACTTCCCTTCATTACTTAAAAAAGCGAGCTGCTCCTCTGTTAAGGGCTTACCTTCGGCATAAGTAAAAAGCCTGTCTAAAACACCCTTCATGTGTTGTAAATGAAAACCCGGCGAAGCCATGCCTGCTACTTTTACCCAAAGCATTTTATCCGGAAAATTATCCATCATTTTTTCAATTTCTTCACTGGCTTGTAACAAGGCGTGTGCTACAGGTTGTACCAAATCAGGTACAGCATCAATCGGTCCACGCATCCAAACTTCTGGTAAATTTTTATCAGTCATGCTTTACTTGCTTACTTTTCTATATAATACAATCATGGTATAGGTATTGCTTTACTTGGCACATACTTGAAACATCCATGAAACAACATTTTACAATGAGGAACTACAAAAGAAATACGTATGGCTTACTGATACTGTTTTCTGCTTTTTTATTAACACTTGGTGCCTGTAAAAAAAAGGCCCGGTCTGATATGGGCAAGCAAATGTATGACGTAACCAAGAATAAGATATTTAAAAATATTACCCCCGATGATTTTGACCCGGTTTTTCAAAAAGTACTTACCGATGAAAAAGCAAAGATGAATAATCCGCAGGTAATTGCAGACTTTTACCAGGAGCATGACAATGATCCCGTATTTGTAATGGATCACCTTAAAAACGGCGATCTGAAGGCGCTTGGCGCTTACCTTTCGCGTTCAGGCGAACATGGTCTTGATCCTAAGATTTTTAATGCTGAAGCTTATAACAGCTTGTTAAATAAGTTTTACGATAAAAAAGCAATTAAAACTACCGATGAAGCATACCAGGATATGGCCCGTTTAGAGGTGATGACCGCCAATGCCTACTTAAACTATGCAAACGCCCTGCAATATGGCCTCATCAGTCCGCGCCGTATTTATGCACGTTACTATACAAAAACCATTCGCCCCGATAGCAGTACTATGAAAAGGGTACTAAAGGTAGGTAACATTAAAACATTTTTAGATAGCATACAACCTAAAAATCCCCAATACCTGGCCCTTCAAAAGGCTTTGGCACAAGGTGTACAAGCACCGGGTATGAGCAAGGAAGAAACCCAACGCGAACTGATTGTTAACCTGGAACGCTTACGCTGGAAAAATAAGCCATCAGAAACCAAATATGTGATTGTTAACATTCCAGATTATCGTTTAGATGTAATGGACAATGGCAACTCTGTTATTAACATGAAGGTATGTGTAGGCGAAGGCCGTAACAAGGACAACCAGAACAACCTTACCGAATATGACGAAAGCGATAAAGTGGATCGCCCTTTTTCCCGCGAAACACCGCAATTAAATAGCATGATCTATGAGGCGCAGGTTAATCCGATCTGGAACATACCGCAAAGCATAGTAAGCAAAGAGATAGTTAAACATGCCGAAGATGACCCTTACTATTTAGCTAATAATAATATAGAAGTATACCGTGGCGATAAGAAAATAGAAGATACGGAGGGGATTGACTGGTCGAATGAAAATCTTTCAAACTACAGCTTTAAACAAAAGCCGGGAGATGATAATTCATTAGGTAAAATAAAGTTCCTATTCCCTAATAAAAGCAGCGTTTACCTGCATGATACTCCTGCAAAGGCCGCGTTTAACCAAACTATGCGTGCCGTTAGTCATGGCTGTGTGCGTCTGGAAAAACCTGTTGATTTTGCCCATGCTATATTTGGCGACGGACCTAAGTTTAGCATGATCCAGAAGCTTACTTCTGAAGATGCTCCCAATCCTACAGACATAGCTTTAAATAAAAAGGTACCTGTATATATCACTTATGTTACCTGCTGGGCAGATCAGAATGGTGCTTTGCAGTTCAGGCCTGATGTATACGGCTTAGACATTGTACTATACGGACATTTACAGAAATATGCAACTGCTTAATCAGCAGGTTACCAAAAAAGAAAGCCATCTTGCAAACGCAGATGGCTTTCTTTTTTTACTTATTAGTTATCTTATAATGCAGCTGCTCTTAACGTTTGTGCGTTGTTAATGGCACTATCCGGTAATGCTAATGAAGCAGCCAGGTTTTCATTTAAATATTTTGAAGTATAATGGCTGTCGCTGCCATTAATGAAAAGCAATGTTTTGCCTTTTAAATTGGTAATTACCTGGTCAATTACCTCAGGCGATACAGCAGGGCAGCCAAAACTACGACCGATGCGGCCTAATTGGTTAATGGTGTTCTGACAAACGTAATCAGCTGCGTGAACCACAATTGAACGCTGACGGGCCTTATCATTAAAACCAGCATCCATACCATCAAGCCTCAAAGAACGGCCATGTTTACCAAAGTAAATATCATCAGTTACATAAAAGCCTAAACTGCTTTGATGCGATTCATTATTATTAGAAAACTGGTTTGCCATGTCATCACCACTGCCTTGCCCGTGGGCAACCCATGTATTAAGCAATAAGCTTTTAGAAGCAAGGTCAATGATCCACATACGTTTGGTGTGGCTTGGTTTACTAAAGTCAACTACAGTTAGCGTATTGCTGTTCTCAGGCAATTTATGAGCTAATTTAAGATTGTAATAGCCGGTAAGTGCTTTTTGAAACACGCTTTCGTCAAGGCCTGCAGCCTGTAAACCGGCAGACTGGTAGATATTAGTAACAAACTGGCCAAAACGGTTTAAAGTAGAGTTAGCAGCTGTTTCGCTACCTGAATTTAGAGTATTCTTTTTAGAAAAATTAGAAATCGAAAAGCTTGTAGTTACAACGGCAAGCATTAATAAAACGCTTGTAATCAACCAAAATACTTTTTTCATACGCTGTTATTTTTTAATCTAATAGTTTAAAAAGTAAGCAGGCTTAAGTTAGGGATATAATTGTTGTGATTGTTATACAAATATAATAATTAACTTAATTTTAATCATCATTAAAATATCATTAATCATAAAGCAACTTAAGCACCGGTAAGGTTAATAACGCCTACCGGTGCAAATTCTTATCTCCAGCTAATTTTTTCTTCGAGCGGGGTTTTTCTTCTTCCTTCCGGAATTTCGTCTGCATATCCTAAGTACAGGATACCCAGCACATGGTCTTCATCACCTAATTTAAGGAAATCTTTCATGGCTGGTTTCAAAGTCATGCCGCCGGTACCCCAGTAAGTATAAATATTTAAACCAGTTGCACCTAAAAGCAGGTTTTGTATAGCACAAGAAGCAGCGATAATCTCTTCAAAAACAGGGATCTTAGGCAGATCACCACGTTTCATGATCGGAATGATAATATGCGAAGCCTTATCACCCATGTGGGTAAGGTTGTTGTACGTAGTTTCAACAAAGTTTTCTGCCGGGGTAAACTGCTTGTACAATTCGGCATGTTCCTTACAAAAGTCTGCAGGGTTTTCATACACTACAAAGCGCCAGGGCTCTGTTAAACCATGTGTAGGCGCCCAATCAGCCAGTTCTAAAATGGCAGCAATATGCCCGTTTGGTATTTTGTTACCGTTCAACATTGCTGGTTTAACGGTGCGGCGTTTCT encodes the following:
- a CDS encoding DinB family protein, whose translation is MTDKNLPEVWMRGPIDAVPDLVQPVAHALLQASEEIEKMMDNFPDKMLWVKVAGMASPGFHLQHMKGVLDRLFTYAEGKPLTEEQLAFLSNEGKYTEHLNAADLVTALKDQINISLERLKQVDEAKLKAYRGVGRRQLPSTVIGLLVHAAEHTMRHIGQLLVTVNVLRNWNITID
- a CDS encoding L,D-transpeptidase family protein, translated to MRNYKRNTYGLLILFSAFLLTLGACKKKARSDMGKQMYDVTKNKIFKNITPDDFDPVFQKVLTDEKAKMNNPQVIADFYQEHDNDPVFVMDHLKNGDLKALGAYLSRSGEHGLDPKIFNAEAYNSLLNKFYDKKAIKTTDEAYQDMARLEVMTANAYLNYANALQYGLISPRRIYARYYTKTIRPDSSTMKRVLKVGNIKTFLDSIQPKNPQYLALQKALAQGVQAPGMSKEETQRELIVNLERLRWKNKPSETKYVIVNIPDYRLDVMDNGNSVINMKVCVGEGRNKDNQNNLTEYDESDKVDRPFSRETPQLNSMIYEAQVNPIWNIPQSIVSKEIVKHAEDDPYYLANNNIEVYRGDKKIEDTEGIDWSNENLSNYSFKQKPGDDNSLGKIKFLFPNKSSVYLHDTPAKAAFNQTMRAVSHGCVRLEKPVDFAHAIFGDGPKFSMIQKLTSEDAPNPTDIALNKKVPVYITYVTCWADQNGALQFRPDVYGLDIVLYGHLQKYATA
- a CDS encoding murein L,D-transpeptidase catalytic domain family protein, with product MKKVFWLITSVLLMLAVVTTSFSISNFSKKNTLNSGSETAANSTLNRFGQFVTNIYQSAGLQAAGLDESVFQKALTGYYNLKLAHKLPENSNTLTVVDFSKPSHTKRMWIIDLASKSLLLNTWVAHGQGSGDDMANQFSNNNESHQSSLGFYVTDDIYFGKHGRSLRLDGMDAGFNDKARQRSIVVHAADYVCQNTINQLGRIGRSFGCPAVSPEVIDQVITNLKGKTLLFINGSDSHYTSKYLNENLAASLALPDSAINNAQTLRAAAL
- a CDS encoding nitroreductase family protein, with amino-acid sequence MDNQDFISIASVIKKRRTVKPAMLNGNKIPNGHIAAILELADWAPTHGLTEPWRFVVYENPADFCKEHAELYKQFTPAENFVETTYNNLTHMGDKASHIIIPIMKRGDLPKIPVFEEIIAASCAIQNLLLGATGLNIYTYWGTGGMTLKPAMKDFLKLGDEDHVLGILYLGYADEIPEGRRKTPLEEKISWR